A single genomic interval of Rosistilla ulvae harbors:
- a CDS encoding DNA polymerase ligase N-terminal domain-containing protein — MNEDSLSSRPTASNFVLLWHELPASSPRRSHFDLMLEDSGQLRTWAIQRIPSPGESVQGLGLPPHRIAYLDLEGEISGGRGSVRRIDRGTYTIIESSDEQLSIEICGDQLTGQLRFRATESDQLWEISRVDALANL, encoded by the coding sequence GTGAACGAAGATTCCCTATCTTCCCGCCCCACAGCTAGCAACTTTGTCCTGCTGTGGCACGAATTGCCAGCATCCTCGCCGCGACGATCCCATTTCGACCTGATGTTGGAGGACTCCGGACAGCTGAGAACTTGGGCTATCCAGCGGATCCCCTCACCTGGCGAAAGCGTCCAGGGACTTGGTCTGCCGCCACACCGGATCGCCTACCTCGATCTGGAAGGGGAGATCTCCGGCGGACGCGGGTCGGTGCGGCGCATCGATCGGGGGACCTACACGATCATCGAATCGAGTGACGAACAATTATCGATCGAGATCTGCGGCGATCAGCTGACGGGGCAGTTGCGGTTTCGCGCAACCGAATCGGATCAGTTGTGGGAGATCTCGCGAGTCGACGCCTTGGCCAATTTGTAG
- a CDS encoding 3-hydroxyacyl-ACP dehydratase FabZ family protein, protein MRYSQLDEIVALQPGIQLIARRTLHASEDYLSDHFPRFPVMPGVMMLEALYQAAMWMVRTGEDFASPHVFLVEAKSVKFGDFLCPGETLEIKADKFKEDGQLVTVKAQATKGDKVTVSARLILERSSSEASPHNNDDDTRRFVREQFFNMFGDQPAVIQAMTQSTL, encoded by the coding sequence ATGCGTTACAGTCAGCTCGACGAAATCGTTGCGCTCCAACCCGGGATTCAACTTATCGCCCGCCGCACGCTGCACGCGTCGGAAGACTATCTCTCGGACCATTTCCCGCGTTTTCCGGTCATGCCGGGGGTGATGATGCTCGAAGCATTGTACCAAGCGGCGATGTGGATGGTTCGAACCGGCGAAGATTTTGCCTCGCCTCACGTCTTTTTGGTCGAAGCCAAATCGGTCAAGTTCGGTGACTTTTTGTGTCCCGGAGAGACCTTGGAGATCAAAGCTGACAAGTTTAAAGAGGATGGTCAGCTAGTGACGGTCAAGGCTCAGGCCACGAAGGGCGATAAAGTAACGGTATCGGCACGTTTAATCTTGGAGCGGTCCAGCAGCGAAGCGAGTCCGCACAATAACGACGACGATACCCGAAGGTTTGTTCGAGAGCAGTTCTTTAATATGTTTGGGGATCAGCCCGCAGTGATCCAAGCGATGACGCAGTCGACATTGTAA